In the Bacteroidota bacterium genome, one interval contains:
- a CDS encoding AMP-binding protein, whose protein sequence is MSFEGSDRMVNRMPLYHDMGLVGYHLSPIFGCFSQYHIDPMDFIKRPFIWLDIIDKCKITINGCPNFGQALLLRHLKRNKTITWDLSSLKAITNGAEPISVRIMNEFIDNVKPHKFRPEAMMPVYGMAESTLAITFSELLHQPVVVPFRRKDLNFNLKAVRADHIDSSAQLIPSVGKALNNIQYRIVNDEDQPIKESNIGHIQIKGPCVTSGYYNNPEVTQKAFCGDWLRTGDQGFVFEGNLYITGRYKDIIFIHGKNFYAHDLEHVAQSVDDVSFGKAFIGGIFDETKGHDKVLLFLVGSVTQETMATFNKIRNLFLETLGISIDVFIPIRSNHIPKTSSGKIQRYKLISAYMRGEFDDVINEIRQLQEKSS, encoded by the coding sequence TTGAGCTTTGAAGGCTCTGACAGGATGGTAAACCGGATGCCATTATATCATGATATGGGCCTTGTTGGCTATCATTTATCTCCAATATTCGGTTGCTTCAGTCAATATCATATTGATCCTATGGATTTTATCAAGCGACCTTTTATATGGCTGGATATCATAGATAAATGTAAGATTACCATCAACGGTTGTCCGAATTTCGGTCAGGCATTATTATTACGTCATTTGAAGCGAAATAAAACCATTACCTGGGATTTGTCATCATTAAAAGCCATTACCAATGGCGCTGAACCAATTTCTGTGAGAATAATGAATGAATTCATCGATAATGTAAAACCTCACAAGTTTAGACCGGAAGCTATGATGCCCGTATATGGCATGGCTGAATCAACGCTTGCCATCACTTTTTCCGAACTTCTGCATCAACCGGTAGTTGTGCCCTTCCGAAGAAAAGATTTGAATTTCAACCTTAAAGCCGTAAGGGCCGACCACATTGATTCATCAGCACAACTAATCCCAAGTGTGGGAAAGGCCCTGAATAATATTCAATACAGAATAGTTAATGATGAAGATCAGCCTATTAAAGAATCCAATATAGGTCATATCCAGATTAAAGGCCCTTGTGTCACTTCGGGTTATTACAATAATCCGGAAGTAACTCAAAAAGCGTTTTGTGGTGATTGGTTAAGAACCGGTGACCAGGGATTTGTTTTTGAAGGGAATCTTTATATAACAGGACGTTATAAGGACATTATTTTCATCCATGGAAAGAACTTCTATGCTCACGATCTTGAGCATGTTGCACAATCTGTTGATGATGTAAGTTTTGGAAAGGCATTTATCGGAGGTATTTTTGATGAAACAAAGGGACATGATAAAGTGTTATTATTTCTAGTTGGTTCTGTGACTCAAGAAACAATGGCGACGTTTAACAAGATCCGGAATTTATTCCTTGAAACCTTAGGTATTTCAATTGATGTTTTTATTCCAATCAGGTCAAACCATATCCCCAAAACCAGCAGCGGGAAAATACAGCGTTACAAACTCATTTCGGCTTACATGAGAGGGGAATTTGATGACGTCATCAATGAAATCCGGCAACTCCAGGAGAAGTCATCTTAA
- a CDS encoding AMP-binding protein, with product MAITNFLSGQIQQQDTYDYTLTDILKLRAQETPGKTAYIYLLDGETEEVVITYQELDRKARTIAATLLEGGMTGERALMLYPPGPEFIFALYGCFYAGVIAVPAYPPRKNKSIERILIIVRDSGAKMTLTTRQIINNIERNSSEFEELNHLKWLVTDEMDWLSDPIAELPVIAPASLAYLQYTSGSTGHPKGAMVTHTNIMRSLEYIRQSFELSVNSVSVSWLPVFHDMGLVAHVFQPVNCGFLGVIMPPVSFLQKPVRWLKAITKYKATFCGAPNFAYDLCVDNCTPEDRKELDLSSLKTLYNGAEPVRKSTLERFVSTFQPYGFRLEMFYPCYGMAETTLIIAGGFATERPYFLPVYNEGLEKHKVIAAPDEEKSASILVGVGHPWIDTVVKIVDPKTNRCCSENVVGEIWVSGSIVTNGYWNRQDETEVIFHAHTADSGEGPFLRTGDLGFFYNNQLFISGRLKDLIIIHGRNYYPQDLEYVAEASHPAVRPNCSAAFAVDVDDEEKVVVVAEVEREYLRNLEGLCGAIRQAVSEEFEIDVYAVQLLRTASIPKTSSGKIQRSACRKGFLENTLNAVGSSILETKEYSKDIFEVHPTGSMLDWLTSWISTKFKIDRNSIDVQKPITVYGLNSMKAVELQKHFLDIYGINFPPYLFFDKISIKELAEKAENLINESRKA from the coding sequence ATGGCCATTACCAATTTTTTATCAGGTCAAATTCAGCAGCAGGACACGTATGATTATACCCTCACCGACATCCTGAAGCTTAGGGCTCAGGAAACACCTGGAAAGACGGCATATATCTATCTCCTCGACGGAGAAACAGAAGAGGTCGTGATCACTTATCAGGAACTGGACAGGAAGGCCAGGACCATTGCTGCCACTTTGCTTGAAGGCGGGATGACCGGTGAACGGGCGTTAATGCTATATCCTCCGGGACCGGAATTTATTTTTGCCCTTTATGGCTGTTTCTATGCCGGTGTGATTGCTGTGCCGGCTTATCCTCCCCGGAAAAATAAATCAATTGAAAGAATTCTGATAATAGTCAGGGACTCAGGTGCCAAAATGACGCTGACTACTAGGCAGATTATTAATAATATAGAAAGGAATTCCTCTGAATTCGAAGAACTTAATCACTTAAAATGGTTGGTTACTGATGAGATGGATTGGCTTTCTGATCCCATTGCTGAGTTACCTGTAATCGCTCCTGCATCGCTGGCCTATTTGCAATACACATCCGGCTCAACGGGTCACCCCAAAGGTGCTATGGTAACTCATACAAACATCATGAGAAGCCTCGAATATATTCGTCAGAGTTTTGAACTGTCTGTCAACAGCGTATCAGTCTCCTGGCTTCCTGTGTTTCATGATATGGGTCTTGTAGCGCACGTATTTCAACCTGTGAACTGCGGATTCTTGGGCGTCATTATGCCTCCCGTATCATTTCTCCAAAAACCTGTCAGATGGCTGAAGGCCATCACAAAATATAAAGCAACGTTCTGTGGCGCTCCGAATTTCGCCTATGATTTATGTGTGGATAATTGTACACCTGAAGATAGAAAAGAGCTTGATCTGTCAAGTTTGAAGACATTGTACAATGGTGCCGAGCCGGTCAGAAAGTCAACACTGGAAAGGTTCGTTTCAACATTTCAGCCTTACGGATTCCGCCTTGAGATGTTTTATCCCTGTTACGGTATGGCTGAAACTACCCTTATCATCGCCGGAGGCTTTGCCACGGAAAGACCTTACTTTTTGCCCGTGTACAATGAAGGGCTGGAAAAACATAAAGTCATTGCAGCACCCGATGAAGAGAAATCTGCAAGCATACTTGTCGGTGTTGGACATCCATGGATTGATACGGTCGTAAAAATTGTCGATCCCAAAACAAACAGATGCTGCTCTGAAAATGTGGTAGGGGAGATCTGGGTTTCAGGATCGATAGTCACAAATGGCTATTGGAACAGGCAGGACGAAACTGAGGTGATATTTCATGCACATACTGCAGATTCAGGAGAAGGTCCATTTCTTCGTACCGGGGACCTGGGATTCTTTTATAACAACCAATTATTTATTTCAGGCAGGCTTAAAGATCTCATCATTATTCATGGAAGAAATTACTATCCTCAGGATTTGGAGTACGTCGCTGAGGCCAGCCATCCGGCTGTACGTCCTAATTGCAGCGCAGCTTTTGCCGTGGATGTCGATGATGAAGAAAAAGTGGTAGTCGTGGCTGAAGTGGAACGCGAATACTTAAGAAACCTTGAAGGACTATGTGGTGCTATCAGGCAGGCTGTCAGCGAAGAGTTTGAAATCGACGTCTATGCCGTTCAGCTACTCAGAACGGCCAGCATACCGAAAACATCCAGCGGTAAGATCCAGCGCAGTGCATGCAGGAAGGGATTCCTCGAAAATACCCTGAATGCCGTCGGCTCCTCAATACTAGAAACGAAGGAATACTCAAAGGATATATTTGAAGTCCATCCCACTGGATCGATGCTGGACTGGCTTACATCATGGATAAGCACAAAATTTAAAATTGACAGGAATTCAATTGACGTTCAGAAACCCATCACCGTTTATGGACTGAACTCCATGAAAGCCGTCGAGCTGCAGAAACATTTTCTGGATATTTACGGAATAAACTTCCCCCCATATTTGTTTTTTGACAAGATCAGCATCAAAGAACTCGCAGAAAAGGCAGAGAATCTCATAAATGAGAGCAGGAAAGCTTAA
- a CDS encoding glycosyltransferase family 2 protein, protein MKDENNLKYSVVVPVFNSEDTLGELFERINGVFDHLQKSFEVIFIEDGGKDSSWNKLLAIKKNHPDKVVAIKLAKNYGQHNATFCGLNHAKGNFIITIDDDLQNPPEEIEKLIAGYNESQADLIYGLYSDKKQSRLRKFYSTSFNRSSRAFVKGHGKGSSFRLITRELADSLLNHHQNFLFLDELFLWYARDISFVSVKHEERKFNRSGYNGFRLMRLFANIILYYSNVPLKIMVYGGLIFSSFTFLIGLFFVVKKIFFNVPILGYTSLIVAIMFSTGIIVFSLGIIGEYLSRIYMVQSKKPPYMVKKII, encoded by the coding sequence ATGAAGGATGAAAATAATTTAAAATATTCGGTGGTAGTGCCGGTTTTTAACAGCGAAGATACGCTTGGGGAGCTGTTCGAACGGATCAACGGTGTTTTTGACCATTTACAGAAATCCTTTGAGGTTATCTTTATAGAGGATGGCGGGAAGGACAGTAGCTGGAATAAGCTGCTTGCCATCAAAAAAAATCATCCCGACAAGGTCGTTGCCATCAAGCTTGCCAAGAATTACGGGCAGCATAATGCCACCTTCTGCGGGCTCAATCATGCCAAAGGCAACTTTATTATCACCATCGATGATGACCTCCAGAATCCTCCTGAAGAAATTGAAAAACTCATTGCCGGTTACAATGAGAGCCAGGCGGATTTGATCTACGGGCTCTATTCCGATAAAAAGCAATCGAGGCTGAGGAAATTTTACAGCACCTCATTTAACCGGTCATCGCGAGCTTTCGTCAAGGGCCATGGAAAAGGATCATCCTTCAGGCTTATCACCAGGGAGCTTGCCGACAGTCTGCTGAATCATCATCAGAACTTTTTATTCCTTGATGAATTGTTTCTCTGGTATGCACGGGATATCTCCTTTGTAAGTGTAAAACATGAGGAACGCAAGTTCAACAGGTCGGGATACAATGGATTCAGGCTCATGCGGTTATTTGCAAATATTATCCTGTATTATTCCAACGTCCCCTTAAAAATCATGGTTTACGGCGGGCTGATATTCTCCAGCTTTACTTTTTTAATCGGACTCTTTTTTGTTGTCAAGAAGATTTTCTTCAATGTTCCGATACTGGGTTATACATCATTGATTGTTGCTATTATGTTTTCAACCGGGATTATTGTGTTCAGTCTGGGTATTATAGGTGAATATCTGAGCCGTATTTATATGGTGCAGAGTAAAAAGCCTCCCTATATGGTGAAAAAAATTATCTGA
- a CDS encoding ketoacyl-ACP synthase III, which yields MALFTIPNVKIAGISAAVPRKEVSNQDYTWISQKERNLLIKTIGVEKRRIASPGMTTSDLCYAAAVKLLEELGWNRDEIQALIFVSQSGDYLIPATSTILQDRLGLPKTCMALDINLGCSGYIYGLSVISSLMSSARIEKALLLVGDLSNISSSYRDKSTYPLFGDSGTATALEYVTDAVSMPFNLQTDGSGYKAIIIRDGGMRNIVNKKSFTYKKYGEGIYRHNLHIALDGIEVFNFSLREVVPNIKRTLEYAQKNLEYFDYLVFHQANRLIMETLRKMLRVEKEKVPYSINKFGNTSGASVPLTMVSELREELKHRHVKLILSAFGIGLSWGTVFVETDRIVCPKIVELD from the coding sequence ATGGCATTATTCACCATACCGAACGTCAAGATAGCCGGCATATCTGCTGCAGTTCCCCGCAAAGAGGTGTCGAATCAGGATTATACCTGGATCTCACAGAAGGAGCGGAATCTTCTCATTAAGACCATCGGAGTGGAGAAAAGGCGTATCGCCTCACCAGGCATGACCACCTCAGATTTGTGTTATGCCGCTGCCGTCAAATTATTGGAAGAACTTGGATGGAACAGAGATGAAATACAGGCACTGATCTTCGTGTCACAATCGGGAGATTATCTTATCCCTGCCACCTCAACGATATTACAGGACAGGCTGGGACTTCCAAAGACCTGCATGGCACTGGATATCAACCTGGGTTGTTCCGGTTACATCTATGGCCTGTCTGTCATCAGCAGCCTGATGAGCAGCGCCAGGATAGAGAAAGCCCTGTTACTGGTTGGTGATCTTTCAAACATCAGCTCTTCATACCGTGATAAAAGCACTTATCCCCTTTTCGGGGATTCAGGGACGGCCACAGCTTTGGAATATGTTACAGATGCTGTGTCTATGCCATTTAACCTGCAGACAGATGGCTCAGGATATAAGGCCATCATCATCAGAGACGGAGGCATGAGAAACATTGTGAACAAAAAATCATTTACCTATAAAAAGTACGGTGAAGGCATTTACAGGCATAATCTCCATATTGCTTTGGATGGCATCGAAGTGTTTAACTTCTCACTTCGAGAGGTAGTACCGAATATCAAGCGAACCCTGGAATATGCACAGAAAAACCTTGAGTATTTTGACTATTTGGTATTTCATCAGGCTAACCGGCTGATCATGGAGACGTTACGCAAGATGCTGAGGGTAGAAAAAGAAAAAGTTCCTTACAGCATTAATAAATTTGGCAATACGAGCGGAGCTTCCGTACCACTGACCATGGTGTCGGAATTAAGGGAAGAATTAAAACACCGGCATGTGAAACTTATCCTGTCTGCTTTCGGTATAGGGCTTTCGTGGGGGACTGTTTTTGTGGAGACGGACAGGATTGTGTGTCCGAAGATAGTGGAGTTGGATTAG
- the rsmA gene encoding 16S rRNA (adenine(1518)-N(6)/adenine(1519)-N(6))-dimethyltransferase RsmA — translation MANVRPKKYLGQHFLVDGNIARKIAGSLLAPTGNVIEVGAGKGILTRILLENKDLHFIAVEIDSESIEYLKSALPESEGKIIHGDFLKLDMKEIFSLPFSVIGNFPYNISSQILFKVLENRDLVTEMVGMFQKEVAERIVAKPGSKIYGILSVLTQAFYTPELLFTVGEQVFYPPPQVKSAVVRLTRNMTGRLECDEKLFFTVVKKAFNQRRKTLRNALKGFDPGKRFLAADMFSLRAERLEVNDFVQICLMIEKTE, via the coding sequence AAAAAGTATCTCGGGCAGCATTTTCTGGTGGATGGGAATATCGCACGGAAGATTGCGGGGAGCCTGCTGGCACCGACAGGGAATGTTATTGAAGTGGGAGCAGGCAAAGGTATTCTGACAAGAATCCTTCTTGAAAATAAAGACCTCCATTTTATAGCGGTTGAAATTGATAGTGAGTCGATCGAATACCTTAAATCAGCCCTTCCGGAATCAGAAGGAAAAATCATCCATGGGGATTTTCTGAAACTGGACATGAAAGAAATTTTCAGCCTGCCTTTTTCGGTGATTGGCAATTTCCCCTATAATATTTCGAGCCAGATACTCTTTAAAGTATTGGAGAACAGGGATCTGGTCACGGAAATGGTCGGTATGTTCCAGAAAGAGGTGGCTGAGCGTATAGTGGCTAAGCCCGGATCAAAAATATATGGCATCCTGAGTGTCCTGACGCAGGCTTTTTATACTCCTGAATTATTGTTTACTGTCGGTGAGCAGGTTTTTTATCCTCCTCCACAAGTCAAGTCGGCGGTGGTGCGGCTGACCAGGAACATGACCGGCAGGCTGGAATGTGATGAAAAGTTATTTTTTACAGTAGTCAAGAAGGCCTTCAACCAACGAAGGAAGACACTCAGGAATGCACTGAAAGGATTCGATCCCGGTAAACGCTTTCTGGCTGCAGATATGTTCTCATTGCGGGCTGAACGGCTGGAGGTTAATGATTTCGTTCAAATTTGCCTGATGATTGAGAAAACCGAGTGA
- a CDS encoding SDR family NAD(P)-dependent oxidoreductase: MNAFSLKGKTILVTGASSGLGRQCATSISHYGGTVIITGRNEERLNETLANLEGENHRFFVADLTIREQLAALTGTLPKLNGVVYSTGISALSPARFITEEDIEKTFKISFNASVLLTSELLAHKKLQNKACSLVFISSISTRYPFVGGSMYISAKAALEAYAKVLALELASKGIRSNCISPAFVKTPMLDDTAKKYSQEMVKKVEELQILGLGEPEDVANTVVFFLSDASKWITATNLILGGG, encoded by the coding sequence GTGAACGCATTTAGTTTAAAAGGCAAAACCATTCTTGTCACAGGTGCCTCGTCAGGGTTGGGACGGCAATGTGCCACATCGATCAGCCATTACGGGGGTACGGTCATCATTACCGGAAGAAATGAAGAGAGGCTGAATGAAACATTAGCAAACCTGGAAGGCGAAAATCACCGGTTTTTTGTGGCAGACCTCACCATTAGGGAACAACTTGCAGCTCTTACTGGAACGCTGCCCAAACTGAACGGAGTTGTTTACAGCACAGGTATCTCCGCCCTATCTCCAGCCCGATTCATCACGGAAGAAGATATTGAAAAAACTTTCAAAATCAGCTTCAACGCCTCTGTTTTACTGACCAGTGAACTTTTGGCACATAAGAAATTGCAGAACAAGGCCTGCTCACTGGTGTTCATTTCGTCGATTTCGACACGGTATCCATTTGTGGGCGGCTCGATGTATATCAGTGCAAAGGCGGCACTGGAAGCTTATGCTAAGGTGCTTGCATTGGAACTGGCTTCAAAAGGAATAAGATCCAATTGCATTTCTCCTGCATTTGTCAAAACACCAATGCTGGATGATACAGCTAAGAAATATTCGCAGGAAATGGTCAAGAAAGTAGAAGAACTCCAAATCCTGGGACTGGGAGAGCCCGAAGATGTAGCCAATACGGTGGTGTTTTTTCTTTCAGATGCATCAAAATGGATAACTGCGACGAATTTAATACTTGGAGGAGGATGA
- a CDS encoding GNAT family N-acetyltransferase, with amino-acid sequence MNIYKYGIKLSRLKEKDIELVRTWRNSPQIQQYMEYREHITPEMQKKWFQSVDNTNNFYFIIHYRGEKIGLINSSNADLKELTSEGGIFIWEESYYDTFVPVWSSLCLLETMFFVFGARKSFIKTLNDNPRAIKLNTHLGYELLPGQEEVYNQQYILTRENFEKKANKIMKAASLLAEKENLELVIEFDDEDYKSDFATFMEGRMVKSMIRLKESFHGGKRFRIRPYLV; translated from the coding sequence ATGAATATTTATAAATATGGAATAAAGCTTTCGCGGCTGAAGGAAAAAGACATCGAACTTGTGCGCACCTGGCGGAACTCTCCACAGATACAACAGTACATGGAATACAGGGAGCATATCACTCCTGAGATGCAAAAAAAATGGTTCCAGTCGGTTGATAATACCAACAATTTTTATTTCATAATTCATTACCGCGGGGAAAAAATCGGACTTATCAATTCGAGCAATGCCGACTTAAAAGAACTCACATCCGAAGGCGGCATTTTCATCTGGGAAGAATCGTACTACGATACTTTTGTGCCTGTATGGTCTTCATTATGCCTGCTCGAAACAATGTTCTTTGTTTTCGGTGCAAGAAAATCGTTTATCAAGACCTTAAATGACAATCCACGGGCAATAAAACTGAATACCCATCTTGGTTATGAGTTGTTGCCAGGACAGGAAGAGGTTTATAATCAGCAATATATACTCACCAGGGAGAACTTTGAAAAAAAGGCGAATAAGATCATGAAAGCCGCTTCATTGCTTGCCGAAAAGGAAAATCTTGAATTAGTAATTGAATTCGATGATGAGGACTATAAAAGCGATTTTGCCACATTCATGGAAGGCAGGATGGTTAAATCAATGATCAGGTTAAAAGAAAGTTTTCATGGTGGCAAGAGATTCCGCATCAGGCCATATCTTGTTTGA
- a CDS encoding acyl carrier protein: MKVEDFIIRIEEEFEDLEPGKLKPESNFREIFEWNSINALILIALVKMEYDVVINAEDIRASKTVNDLFGIIKARTQL, from the coding sequence ATGAAAGTTGAGGATTTCATTATCAGGATAGAGGAAGAGTTTGAAGACCTTGAACCGGGCAAGCTGAAGCCGGAAAGCAATTTCAGGGAGATTTTTGAATGGAATTCCATCAATGCATTGATTCTTATCGCTCTTGTCAAAATGGAATATGACGTCGTCATAAATGCTGAGGATATAAGGGCATCGAAGACGGTGAATGATCTTTTCGGAATTATCAAAGCCAGAACGCAGCTTTAA
- a CDS encoding radical SAM protein, with protein sequence MSDTRQYHLGLTLKLRDSNQELTLSTLRELAQNNFNTDKIQPVRINQDNIPAAGFYLSGLLRENGYDTILSNKWDDADLQKIASENPLAVCLSSTMILNTASLREILNQIRKHFPDTTIIVGGVFVWKCYQFYLMNEKQRLVADDSSPLLFQPGTSDIKADIFVVSPHGKESLLLVLREIENGHKAGFSYIPNLAFPDYSKGFLFTERKNEEVDYNTDFTRWDLIDELPGQIPFRTSIGCPWRCRYCDFYQVYPRVFLRSKESLGAELHMIRERLGDKPSIIHATDDNVFINAKRVTEVSEAIISSGLQRWIGFMRASSVNKKNINIIRRSGLLLSIIGVESGDKGQLERMNKSQKLEDVKNGIELLDNQGITVVMTFIVGFPGETGETISNTANFLNNLNIGTASSNYQIYPLVISPFSDLAKADFRQKWNITGLLDKWSHYTMNSDEAVEYGYDLFRQVTKVPYHYSTERTFYNREAFSDAQRKILFTLRQQLTLEKLRQGNWEGILPLLKAISDTLGFPPFEVNEGFGKEIILR encoded by the coding sequence ATGTCCGATACCCGGCAGTATCACCTGGGCCTGACTTTAAAACTCAGGGATAGCAACCAGGAGCTTACCCTGTCAACTCTCAGGGAATTGGCACAAAACAACTTCAATACTGATAAAATCCAGCCTGTCCGGATAAACCAGGATAATATTCCTGCAGCAGGATTCTATTTGTCTGGCTTATTACGCGAAAATGGCTATGACACCATTCTCAGTAATAAGTGGGATGATGCTGACCTGCAAAAAATAGCCAGTGAGAATCCTTTAGCTGTCTGTCTCTCTTCTACCATGATTCTTAATACAGCATCCCTCAGGGAAATCCTGAATCAGATACGGAAACATTTCCCTGACACCACGATCATCGTGGGCGGCGTTTTTGTGTGGAAGTGCTATCAGTTTTATCTGATGAATGAAAAGCAACGTCTTGTCGCAGATGATTCTTCTCCCTTACTTTTTCAACCCGGAACATCTGATATTAAAGCTGATATTTTTGTCGTGTCTCCTCATGGGAAGGAATCATTGCTCCTGGTTCTCAGGGAGATTGAAAATGGCCATAAAGCCGGTTTCAGTTATATTCCGAACCTCGCTTTTCCTGATTATTCCAAAGGTTTCTTGTTTACTGAACGAAAAAATGAAGAGGTCGATTACAACACCGATTTCACCAGGTGGGACCTGATTGATGAACTGCCGGGGCAGATTCCTTTCAGAACTTCCATTGGCTGTCCGTGGCGCTGCCGGTATTGTGACTTTTACCAGGTGTATCCCAGGGTATTTTTGCGATCAAAAGAAAGCCTTGGCGCTGAATTACACATGATCAGGGAACGTCTGGGTGACAAGCCTTCAATTATTCATGCCACCGATGACAATGTCTTTATCAATGCGAAAAGGGTCACGGAAGTATCAGAGGCCATCATTTCATCAGGCCTTCAGCGGTGGATCGGATTCATGCGCGCTTCATCAGTAAATAAAAAAAATATCAATATTATCCGGCGCTCCGGCCTTCTTCTTTCAATCATTGGAGTTGAATCAGGCGACAAAGGACAGCTTGAACGCATGAATAAATCTCAGAAACTGGAAGATGTCAAAAATGGTATCGAACTCCTTGATAACCAGGGGATAACTGTAGTGATGACCTTTATCGTCGGATTTCCCGGTGAAACCGGTGAAACCATCAGCAACACGGCGAACTTTTTAAATAATCTGAATATTGGTACCGCATCTTCAAATTATCAGATTTATCCACTCGTTATTTCGCCTTTCAGCGACCTGGCTAAAGCTGACTTCCGCCAGAAATGGAATATAACTGGCCTGCTGGATAAATGGTCGCACTATACCATGAATTCTGATGAGGCCGTTGAGTACGGCTATGACCTGTTCCGGCAGGTCACAAAAGTTCCGTATCATTATTCAACAGAAAGAACATTTTATAACAGGGAAGCTTTTTCAGATGCACAAAGAAAAATCCTTTTCACCCTGCGGCAGCAGCTCACCCTGGAAAAGCTTCGGCAAGGAAACTGGGAGGGGATATTGCCATTATTAAAAGCTATTTCAGATACTCTGGGTTTTCCGCCATTTGAGGTCAATGAAGGATTTGGCAAAGAAATAATATTAAGATGA